GCGCAGGATTCAAGAACATCCAATTCCAGACACTGTCCAGAAAAAGGGATGATTCGATAGATGAGAACCAAAAGAAACAAGTAAAAGGATTAAGAGATGATGTGAAAGCCATATTGGGTGAAATCCGTGAGAAATACTGTCCTAAAACTATAGAAGAGATTCAAAGGGAGCTTTTCATCTGCAGAGGGCCGGTTCGTGTTTTAATACACCTGACGGAACGCTTTATGGATATTTTTGCGCAAAAGAAGCGTAAAAAGAATCTGATGGATTTCTCGGATCTGGAGCATTTTGCGCTGAAAATCCTGGTAGAAAAAGAAGGCGGTACCTATATCCGAACCGAAGCGGCCAAAGAACTGGCTGATCGCTTTTCAGAGGTTATGATTGATGAATATCAGGACAGTAACTATATTCAGGAATTTTTGCTGGAAGCTGTGTCCAAAGTGAAAGACGGCACTTATAACCGTTTTATGGTCGGGGATGTCAAGCAGAGTATCTATGGTTTCCGCCTTGCACGCCCGGAGCTTTTTCTGGAAAAGCAGCAGCGTTATACACTGGAGGAGGGTCTTGAACAGAGAATTGATTTACACAAAAATTTTCGAAGCAGAGCGAATGTACTGGACACCATCAATGATATCTTTGGACAGATTATGGCGCAGGAGCTTGGGGGAATTGAATATGATGAGCAGGAGGCTCTTTATGTCGGGGCAGATTACCCGGAAGGGGGAAATCCTGCATTTGGGGATACCGAGGTCCTTCTTATTGACAGTAAATCTCCTGAATTAGAGGACAGTAAGACAAGGCAGCTGATGATTGAAACCGAAGCGCTTACAGTGGCTCAGAAAATACGCTCGATGATTGGCTGCGAAATGGTGTGGGATAAGACTTTGAAATCTTACCGCCCTATGGAATATAGAGACTGTGTGATACTTCTGCGTACCGTAAGTGAGTGGGCGGATATCTTTTCCCGGGTTTTGCAAAGTCAGGGGATACCGGCATATACCTCCTCCAGGACGGGGTATTTTTCTGCTTTGGAGGTCGTGACGGTCCTTAATTACTTGAGAATCTGCGATAATCCCAGGCAGGAGATACCATTTGCTGCTGTACTCCATTCTCCCATAGGAAAATGTTCGGCAGAAGAACTGGCGGCTGTAAAGAGTACCTATCCTGAATTGAAGATATATGAAGCCTGTACCCGCTATGCAAAGGAGGGGGGCAAAGAGACAATTCGGATAAAGCTGAAGGGATTCTTAGACGGACTGCATGACATCAGACAGAGAACCCCCTATACACCCATCCACCAGTTAATTGTGGAGATCCTGGATAAGACGGGATATGGAACCTATGCCGCAGCGATGCCGGCGGGACAGCAAAGAGAGGCAAATCTTCATATGCTGGTGGAAAAGGCAGTTGATTTTGAAGCTGGCAGCTATCGCGGTTTGTTTAATTTCGTTCGCTATATCGAGGAAATTCAGAAATATGAGGTGGATTTTGGGGAAGTCAACATACATGGTGAGACGGCGGATACGGTTCGAATTATGAGCATCCATAAGAGTAAAGGCCTGGAGTTCCCGGTGGTCTTTGTGTCAGGCATGGGAAAAAAGTTCAATTTTATGGATGCAAATGGAGCCGTTGTACTTCATTCCCAACTGGGAATCGCCTCCGATGTGATTGATACGAAAAGACGGACGAAGGACAGCTCACTCATAAAGCAGGTAATCAGGCAGCGGATGGTAAAAGAGACTCTGGGAGAAGAGCTTCGCAATCTCTATGTGGCACTGACAAGGGCAAAGGAAAAGCTCATCTTAAGTGGATCGGGAGATTTGAAGAAATGGATCGAGAGCTGTACGCATCTTATGTATGATGAACGGAGGCACCTCTATTATGGACGGCTTACGGGAGCAAGATGCTATATGGACTGGGTGATTCCCGCACTCGCAGGGCATCCTGCATTTGCCCCTGTGCATGAGATGTTCGGACAAAAGTTTTTAAGGCAGGGGCCTTTATCTGGAAGCCCGACAGGACTTCAAGTGCATGTCGCAGCACCGGCGTCTCTGGTAGAACATGAGATGATTGCCCGGATGGACCGGGTGGTAAAAAAGCAGGAGCTGTTGGACTGGGATATTCAAACACCCGGGGAACCCCGGATACAGAAATTGCTGGAAGACAGGTTTTCCTATGTATATCCCTATGAGAAACTGGCATCCATACCGGTTAAGATGACCGTATCCGAATTGAAAAAGGCCGGAGAGGAGGAACCCGGTGAAGAACTTTATCCCACCCCGGATATTGTTCCGCTGATTCCGAAATTCGTGCAGAACGAAGTGTCTGCTCTGGAGGGTGCGGCCAGAGGAACCGTATATCACAAGGTATTCGAAGAACTGGATTACAGTCGGCTGATCATACATATAGACGAACCCCTTCCGGAGTTAAACCACCAGCTGGAGGAGATGATTTCTCAGGGAAAACTAAAAGAAGAAGATAAAATCTGCCTGGACACAGAGGACCTGGTTCGATTCCTTCATAGCGGTCTGGGCAGGCGGATGTGCCGTGCAGGAGCGGATGGAAAACTGTTTCGGGAACAGCCATTTGTCATGGGAATTCCGGCAAAAGAAGCTTATGAAGACTGGCCGGAACAGGAGATGGTTCTGGTGCAGGGCATTATCGATGCTTACTTCGAGGAAGAGGACCAGCTTGTGATTGTGGACTATAAAACCGATAAGGTGCCGGATAAAACGGGGCAGTCTCTGGTGGAAAAGTATGGAAAGCAGCTGCTGTATTATAAAAGAGCGCTGCAGCAGATCACAGGAAAGACCGTGAAAGAGATGGTAATCTACTCCATTACATTGGGGAGAGAAGTTTTTCTTTCCTGATATGGCCGCTGCGAATACATAACAAAGTGAGTGAGGAAATCTTACGCATGGTTGTGTGTTTGCGGCGGCTTTAGCTTCTATAACAATCTTAATAAATTCTTAAAGAAAATCCAGTTGACTTTTTTGCATATGTATAATACTATACAGTATATAATATAAAAATAAAAATAATATGATTTTGGAAATAGTATGATACCAGGATCACAGAGTGCGGAACGATTCGTAGTATCATAGTGAATTGTGAAGAAAGGAGGAGTGACGGCATGGTTTTTAATACTGGCGCAGCTCTGCTGGATGCGATTGTACTGGCAGTTGTCTCCCATGAAAAGGAAGGCACTTATGG
The window above is part of the Novisyntrophococcus fermenticellae genome. Proteins encoded here:
- the addA gene encoding helicase-exonuclease AddAB subunit AddA; the protein is MAVSWTEEQQKVIDLRNRNILVSAAAGSGKTAVLVERILSMVTDEDNPIDIDSLLVVTFTRAAAAEMKERIRNALEAELLEHPENEHLQRQSALIHNAQITTIHGFCTYVIQNYFHMIDLDPVYRIADEGELKLLKNEVLQELLEEAYEKSEEEFLNFVEWYAPGKSDSGIEKLILKLYDFAVSYPFPEEWLNGCLEIYEADSREKIEAAGWMQELSEEMHTQLANALEITRQNLKNAEKADGPYMYIPMLQADEELIQSLIELNTYDALCAGFKNIQFQTLSRKRDDSIDENQKKQVKGLRDDVKAILGEIREKYCPKTIEEIQRELFICRGPVRVLIHLTERFMDIFAQKKRKKNLMDFSDLEHFALKILVEKEGGTYIRTEAAKELADRFSEVMIDEYQDSNYIQEFLLEAVSKVKDGTYNRFMVGDVKQSIYGFRLARPELFLEKQQRYTLEEGLEQRIDLHKNFRSRANVLDTINDIFGQIMAQELGGIEYDEQEALYVGADYPEGGNPAFGDTEVLLIDSKSPELEDSKTRQLMIETEALTVAQKIRSMIGCEMVWDKTLKSYRPMEYRDCVILLRTVSEWADIFSRVLQSQGIPAYTSSRTGYFSALEVVTVLNYLRICDNPRQEIPFAAVLHSPIGKCSAEELAAVKSTYPELKIYEACTRYAKEGGKETIRIKLKGFLDGLHDIRQRTPYTPIHQLIVEILDKTGYGTYAAAMPAGQQREANLHMLVEKAVDFEAGSYRGLFNFVRYIEEIQKYEVDFGEVNIHGETADTVRIMSIHKSKGLEFPVVFVSGMGKKFNFMDANGAVVLHSQLGIASDVIDTKRRTKDSSLIKQVIRQRMVKETLGEELRNLYVALTRAKEKLILSGSGDLKKWIESCTHLMYDERRHLYYGRLTGARCYMDWVIPALAGHPAFAPVHEMFGQKFLRQGPLSGSPTGLQVHVAAPASLVEHEMIARMDRVVKKQELLDWDIQTPGEPRIQKLLEDRFSYVYPYEKLASIPVKMTVSELKKAGEEEPGEELYPTPDIVPLIPKFVQNEVSALEGAARGTVYHKVFEELDYSRLIIHIDEPLPELNHQLEEMISQGKLKEEDKICLDTEDLVRFLHSGLGRRMCRAGADGKLFREQPFVMGIPAKEAYEDWPEQEMVLVQGIIDAYFEEEDQLVIVDYKTDKVPDKTGQSLVEKYGKQLLYYKRALQQITGKTVKEMVIYSITLGREVFLS